A stretch of Dermochelys coriacea isolate rDerCor1 chromosome 6, rDerCor1.pri.v4, whole genome shotgun sequence DNA encodes these proteins:
- the POLD4 gene encoding DNA polymerase delta subunit 4 isoform X1 has product MGRKRLITDSFQVVKRQQRDPDTKEGTLQPCECLAHGGAGPSEDGLIPQLGTAGVLDGTAGSQDAEAVLVPADVPPGGSLHPDQLEMLKQFDLSWEYGPCTGITRLQRWERAESLGLSPPVTVRETLLEHEGDPSFMHCLWHDYPF; this is encoded by the exons ATGGGCAGGAAGCGGCTTATCACCGACTCCTTTCAGGTGGTGAAGAGGCAGCAGCGGGACCCTGACACTAAGGAGGGGACCCTACAGCCATGTGAATGCCTGgcccatggaggggcagggccctcaGAAGATGGGCTCATACCCCAGCTTGGCACAGCTGGGGTCCTGGATGGCACAGCCGGATCTCAGGATGCAG AGGCAGTGCTGGTCCCAGCTGATGTCCCCCCAGGTGGCTCCCTGCACCCGGACCAGCTGGAGATGCTCAAACAGTTCGACCTCAGCTGGGAGTATGGACCCTGCACTG GGATCACCCGGCTGCAGCGCTGGGAGCGGGCTGAGTCCCTGGGGCTGAGCCCCCCTGTCACGGTGCGGGAGACACTGCTGGAGCATGAGGGAGACCCCAGCTTCATGCACTG
- the POLD4 gene encoding DNA polymerase delta subunit 4 isoform X2: MGRKRLITDSFQVVKRQQRDPDTKEGTLQPCECLAHGGAGPSEDGLIPQLGTAGVLDGTAGSQDAEAVLVPADVPPGGSLHPDQLEMLKQFDLSWEYGPCTGITRLQRWERAESLGLSPPVTVRETLLEHEGDPSLWHDYPF; the protein is encoded by the exons ATGGGCAGGAAGCGGCTTATCACCGACTCCTTTCAGGTGGTGAAGAGGCAGCAGCGGGACCCTGACACTAAGGAGGGGACCCTACAGCCATGTGAATGCCTGgcccatggaggggcagggccctcaGAAGATGGGCTCATACCCCAGCTTGGCACAGCTGGGGTCCTGGATGGCACAGCCGGATCTCAGGATGCAG AGGCAGTGCTGGTCCCAGCTGATGTCCCCCCAGGTGGCTCCCTGCACCCGGACCAGCTGGAGATGCTCAAACAGTTCGACCTCAGCTGGGAGTATGGACCCTGCACTG GGATCACCCGGCTGCAGCGCTGGGAGCGGGCTGAGTCCCTGGGGCTGAGCCCCCCTGTCACGGTGCGGGAGACACTGCTGGAGCATGAGGGAGACCC